A single genomic interval of Zobellia nedashkovskayae harbors:
- a CDS encoding helix-turn-helix domain-containing protein, producing MQHFKTLSAFLEYLELPGPEHPMLSVFSATEDGFLPCPKESSPPITNDCYTISFKKIVKGDLNYGRTTYDFTNGALFFIAPRQVLQWDSSAVFEQNGFSINFHEDFLKGTELAHQIKKYGFFSYSVNEALHLSPKEEKQMASIVENIEIEYQNNQDEFSKDIIISQLSTLLKYANRFYERQFLNRKELSTSLLERFNLQVSQFFETGQLQKKGIPSIEQIAAKISVSQRYLSDTLKKETGKTTTEHLQLLLIDEAKNLLLQPSKSIAEVAYELGFEYPPYFSRLFKKKEGISPTEYREKYKLN from the coding sequence ATGCAGCACTTTAAAACTTTATCGGCATTTTTGGAGTATTTAGAACTCCCTGGTCCAGAACACCCCATGTTAAGTGTGTTTTCTGCCACGGAAGATGGTTTTTTACCTTGCCCAAAAGAAAGTTCACCACCCATTACCAACGATTGCTATACGATTAGCTTTAAGAAGATTGTAAAGGGCGATTTAAACTATGGCAGAACAACATATGATTTTACCAATGGAGCTTTATTTTTCATAGCCCCTAGACAAGTATTACAGTGGGATAGTAGCGCAGTTTTTGAGCAAAATGGTTTTTCAATCAACTTTCATGAAGACTTTTTAAAAGGGACGGAGTTGGCGCATCAGATCAAGAAATATGGTTTCTTTTCGTATTCGGTGAACGAGGCACTGCACCTTTCGCCAAAGGAGGAAAAACAGATGGCATCAATTGTGGAGAATATTGAAATAGAATATCAAAACAATCAAGATGAATTCAGCAAAGACATTATCATATCGCAGTTAAGTACCTTATTGAAATATGCCAATCGTTTTTATGAAAGACAATTTTTGAATAGAAAAGAACTCTCTACTAGCTTGCTAGAGCGGTTTAACCTGCAAGTATCTCAATTTTTCGAAACTGGTCAATTACAGAAAAAAGGTATTCCTAGCATAGAGCAAATTGCAGCTAAAATATCCGTTTCTCAACGCTACCTCAGCGACACTTTAAAAAAGGAAACCGGTAAAACTACTACAGAGCATTTGCAATTACTATTAATTGATGAAGCGAAGAACCTGTTGTTACAACCCAGTAAAAGCATAGCAGAAGTAGCTTATGAATTGGGTTTTGAATATCCGCCCTATTTTTCAAGACTGTTCAAAAAGAAAGAAGGTATCAGTCCTACCGAGTACAGAGAAAAATATAAATTGAATTAA